In the genome of Sciurus carolinensis chromosome 3, mSciCar1.2, whole genome shotgun sequence, one region contains:
- the LOC124979926 gene encoding 60S ribosomal protein L30-like has translation MVAAKKTKKSLESINSRIHLVMKSGKYALGYKQTLKMIREGKVKLVILANNCPALRKSEIEYYAMLTKTGVHHYSGNNIELGTVCRKYYRVCTWSIIDPGDSDIIRSTPEQTGEK, from the coding sequence atggtggcCGCAAAGAAGACGAAAAAGTCTCTGGAGTCGATCAACTCTAGGATCCACCTTGTTATGAAAAGTGGAAAGTATGCGCTGGGTTACAAACAAACTCTGAAGATGATCAGAGAGGGCAAAGTGAAATTAGTTATCCTTGCCAACAACTGTCCAGCtttaaggaaatctgaaataGAGTACTATGCCATGTTGACCAAAACTGGTGTCCATCACTACAGTGGCAATAATATTGAATTGGGTACAGTATGCAGAAAATACTACAGAGTGTGCACATGGTCTATCATTgatccaggtgattctgatatcATTAGAAGCACGCCAGAACAGACTGGtgaaaagtaa